One part of the Luteibacter yeojuensis genome encodes these proteins:
- a CDS encoding sensor histidine kinase, with protein sequence MTSQSGLFRFDGVHFDQSLSKRLPSQMVKGIFVDADGSLWLGYFYGGVSHVVGDRIDTYRDGLPLGTVFAFARTPDGTLWVASTGGLARLVHGAWHTVGADVGYSGRPLRDMSQSADGRLWITTTANEYLVLATGAARFEPVDRATILTQLWGLPPSTDQRLLDLVSTPFVDSAGALWLPSMTGLQRYRWTKGKDQPPTKEEFDKADGLTDTIPSGFFEDRESNVWVATALGIDQFRENRITPHEVDERLFMPTVAFDSDGVGWAGTMWGAFRLTPESTPLPELGQYFSCVTRDRLGNVWMAGQSGVFHIVHGEISKIAGPPTAPSEAIKYQSIAVDGKGAVWVALAGLGLFRRDGTQWTRLTTLAGLPTTHLTRLVGDAAGNLWVAFGDGHLVRMDGASVVLFDTSSGLDVGAVADMALDRANALVGGEQGLAQMIHGRFHPVRGRGEHVFSGISGLVQLRSGEVWMQADEGIVRIPSEDMRLVAVRPEYEVNYEVFDAEDGLIGKADKVRPLPSLVEGQDDRVWITTTREVASVNTRRLVRNLRPAKPAVMTVLAGGVLYRASDDMTLPAHTRNIRIDFGAPTLTMPTRTTFQAKLAGVDDRWQELGIRREAFYTNLGPGEYRFDLRVTNEDGRTSALDKPLVLHIAPAFYQTLAFRIGAGILAIALIVSLYQWRLALVSQKARIRLEERERIARELHDTLLQGAQALLYAVESVVRAESIDETARPILTRTLGSAREVVAEGRSRVRDLRQDCSDADCPLESYLEFLEDTGEGGFDAITIEGRIRRLKVERGQEVVAIIREALQNAVSHSRATIIRLHIRYGRMKLAIFVEDNGQGLPGDLLAGRRLDGHWGITGMRERASRLGGMLRLRSTAEQGTSVRLTVPARRIYRRRSR encoded by the coding sequence ATGACCTCGCAGAGCGGCCTCTTCCGGTTCGACGGTGTTCACTTTGACCAGTCCTTGAGCAAGCGTCTCCCCAGCCAGATGGTCAAAGGCATTTTCGTGGACGCGGATGGTTCTCTCTGGCTCGGATATTTCTATGGCGGCGTGAGTCATGTGGTCGGCGATCGGATAGACACCTATCGCGATGGCCTGCCCTTGGGGACGGTGTTCGCGTTCGCGCGGACTCCCGACGGCACGCTGTGGGTGGCGAGCACGGGTGGACTCGCGCGCCTTGTCCATGGTGCATGGCACACGGTAGGGGCCGACGTCGGCTACAGCGGCAGGCCTTTGCGCGACATGTCCCAATCCGCCGACGGTCGTCTCTGGATCACGACCACCGCGAACGAATATCTGGTATTGGCCACAGGGGCGGCCCGCTTCGAGCCCGTCGACCGGGCGACGATCCTCACGCAGCTCTGGGGTCTGCCGCCGTCCACGGACCAGCGCCTTCTCGATCTCGTGTCGACGCCCTTCGTCGATTCGGCGGGCGCGCTATGGCTGCCTTCAATGACGGGTCTCCAACGCTACCGATGGACAAAGGGTAAGGATCAGCCGCCGACCAAGGAAGAATTCGACAAGGCGGATGGGTTGACCGACACGATACCAAGCGGCTTCTTTGAGGATCGCGAATCGAACGTGTGGGTTGCCACGGCCCTCGGCATCGATCAGTTCAGGGAGAACCGTATCACCCCTCACGAGGTGGATGAACGGCTCTTCATGCCCACCGTGGCATTTGATTCGGATGGCGTTGGCTGGGCTGGAACCATGTGGGGCGCCTTCCGTCTGACACCCGAATCGACCCCGCTCCCCGAACTCGGGCAGTACTTTTCGTGCGTCACCCGGGACAGGCTAGGCAACGTCTGGATGGCCGGGCAATCGGGTGTGTTCCACATTGTCCATGGCGAGATATCCAAGATTGCCGGGCCGCCGACGGCGCCGTCCGAGGCAATCAAATACCAGTCGATTGCGGTCGACGGTAAAGGAGCCGTGTGGGTGGCGCTCGCCGGACTCGGTCTCTTCCGTCGTGACGGCACGCAATGGACGCGCCTGACAACCCTCGCTGGATTGCCGACGACCCATCTCACGCGGCTGGTTGGCGATGCCGCCGGAAACCTCTGGGTAGCCTTTGGCGATGGCCATCTGGTTCGCATGGATGGAGCTTCCGTCGTCCTGTTCGACACTTCGTCGGGACTGGACGTCGGAGCGGTCGCAGATATGGCTCTGGATCGCGCGAATGCGCTCGTGGGCGGCGAGCAGGGCCTGGCGCAAATGATCCACGGCCGTTTCCACCCGGTTCGCGGGCGAGGCGAACACGTCTTCTCTGGAATATCCGGTCTGGTGCAGCTGCGCAGCGGCGAGGTGTGGATGCAGGCGGACGAAGGCATCGTGCGCATACCATCAGAGGATATGCGTCTGGTGGCAGTTCGGCCCGAATACGAAGTCAACTATGAGGTTTTCGATGCAGAGGACGGCCTGATCGGTAAGGCTGACAAGGTCAGGCCTCTTCCGTCGCTGGTCGAGGGCCAGGATGACCGCGTGTGGATCACCACGACTCGCGAGGTGGCGTCGGTCAACACGCGTCGTCTCGTCCGCAACCTGCGGCCTGCCAAGCCGGCCGTCATGACCGTTTTGGCCGGTGGCGTCCTGTACCGCGCCTCGGATGATATGACGCTGCCCGCGCATACGCGCAACATCCGCATCGACTTCGGTGCGCCCACACTGACCATGCCGACACGAACGACGTTTCAGGCAAAGCTTGCGGGAGTCGACGACCGTTGGCAGGAGCTGGGTATACGACGGGAAGCTTTCTATACGAATCTCGGGCCGGGCGAATACCGGTTTGATCTACGGGTAACGAACGAGGACGGGCGAACCAGCGCGCTGGATAAGCCACTCGTGCTGCATATCGCGCCTGCCTTTTACCAGACGCTCGCCTTTCGTATCGGAGCCGGGATTCTCGCCATCGCGCTCATTGTCTCGCTCTATCAGTGGCGCCTGGCGCTGGTAAGCCAGAAGGCGAGGATTCGCCTGGAGGAACGCGAGCGCATTGCCCGCGAACTGCATGACACGCTTCTGCAAGGGGCTCAGGCACTCCTTTATGCCGTGGAATCGGTCGTAAGAGCCGAGTCGATCGACGAGACGGCGCGCCCCATCCTGACCAGGACACTGGGCTCGGCCCGCGAGGTCGTCGCCGAGGGTCGCTCGCGTGTCAGAGACCTCCGGCAGGACTGCAGCGATGCCGATTGCCCCTTGGAGTCCTATCTCGAATTCCTCGAAGACACAGGTGAGGGCGGGTTCGACGCGATCACCATCGAGGGCCGCATTCGGCGACTCAAGGTCGAACGAGGCCAGGAAGTGGTTGCCATCATACGCGAGGCACTGCAGAACGCTGTAAGTCATTCGCGAGCGACGATTATCCGGCTTCACATCCGTTACGGGCGCATGAAGCTGGCAATTTTCGTCGAGGACAATGGGCAGGGCCTCCCCGGCGATCTGCTCGCCGGCCGGCGCCTCGACGGTCATTGGGGCATCACCGGTATGCGCGAGCGGGCCTCCCGTCTGGGCGGCATGTTGCGGCTGCGCTCCACTGCCGAGCAAGGTACCTCGGTGAGGCTGACGGTGCCTGCGCGTCGGATCTATCGCCGGCGAAGCCGGTAG
- a CDS encoding FAD-dependent oxidoreductase, whose product MDQTESFDVVILGSGQGGKLLAWHLASLGKRVAVVERQWIGGSCPAVACLPSKNEVWSAHVAATVRHAGHFGTVTGPFSVDMAKVLARKQGMIDRDLAAHRAAYEASGAELIMGTGSFISSDTLEVTLNEGGSRRLRGEKIVINVGTHALIPDVPGLRAAIPLTHIEALELDRAPEHLIVLGGGYTGIEMAQAFRRFGSRVTIVEQGTQLLAHEDLDVAEEVLNILRTDGIEVLVGARLTCIEGRSGVKIQAYVQLSSGPRMLEGTDILVSVGRVPNTAGIGLEAARIAVDDRGYVQVDGALKTNLPNIWAIGEAAGSPQFTHASFDDFRIVRDNLAGGNRRTDGRLVPNVVFIEPQVAHVGLRERDAQREGRKVRMATLPLARVMRTMATDQVAGFMKVLVGTDDDRILGFTMVGPEAGEVMAVVQTAMIAGLPYTSLRDAVLAHLTFAEGLAPLLARVPPRAAG is encoded by the coding sequence ATGGATCAGACAGAATCGTTCGACGTGGTGATCCTTGGCAGCGGCCAGGGCGGTAAGCTGCTCGCCTGGCATCTCGCCAGTCTTGGTAAGCGCGTCGCCGTGGTGGAGCGTCAATGGATAGGGGGATCGTGCCCCGCCGTCGCGTGCCTTCCGAGCAAAAACGAAGTCTGGAGTGCACACGTTGCCGCCACCGTACGTCACGCCGGTCATTTCGGTACCGTCACCGGACCTTTCTCGGTCGACATGGCAAAGGTACTCGCGCGCAAGCAGGGCATGATCGACCGCGACCTCGCCGCGCACCGCGCCGCGTACGAGGCGAGTGGCGCTGAACTGATCATGGGAACGGGATCCTTCATTTCCTCCGACACATTGGAAGTGACGCTCAACGAAGGCGGCAGCCGACGTCTGCGCGGGGAGAAGATCGTGATCAACGTCGGCACGCACGCGCTCATACCGGATGTTCCGGGTTTACGCGCGGCCATACCCTTGACGCACATCGAGGCACTGGAGCTCGACCGGGCCCCGGAGCACCTCATCGTGCTCGGCGGGGGATATACCGGGATCGAAATGGCCCAGGCGTTCCGGCGATTCGGCAGCAGGGTGACCATCGTCGAACAGGGCACGCAGTTGCTGGCCCACGAAGACCTGGACGTGGCGGAGGAAGTACTCAACATACTGCGAACTGACGGGATCGAGGTCCTCGTCGGTGCACGGCTCACATGTATCGAGGGCCGGTCCGGGGTAAAGATCCAGGCTTACGTACAGTTGTCCTCCGGACCCCGGATGCTCGAAGGGACGGATATCCTGGTCTCGGTCGGACGTGTTCCGAATACTGCCGGCATTGGGCTCGAAGCCGCGCGCATCGCTGTCGACGACCGCGGATACGTGCAGGTCGATGGCGCGCTGAAAACCAACCTCCCGAATATCTGGGCGATCGGTGAGGCCGCCGGCAGCCCCCAGTTCACGCATGCATCCTTCGATGACTTCAGGATTGTCCGCGACAACCTCGCCGGGGGTAACCGCCGTACGGATGGCCGCCTGGTGCCTAACGTCGTCTTCATTGAACCGCAAGTCGCTCACGTCGGTTTACGCGAGCGGGATGCGCAGCGCGAAGGGCGAAAGGTCCGCATGGCCACGCTGCCGTTGGCCCGGGTCATGCGCACCATGGCCACCGATCAGGTCGCCGGATTCATGAAAGTGCTGGTCGGAACAGACGACGACCGCATCCTTGGCTTCACCATGGTTGGTCCAGAGGCAGGCGAAGTCATGGCGGTGGTGCAGACGGCCATGATCGCGGGCCTACCCTATACGTCGCTGCGCGATGCGGTTCTGGCCCACCTGACGTTCGCGGAAGGGTTGGCCCCTTTGCTTGCCCGTGTCCCGCCACGGGCTGCCGGCTAG
- a CDS encoding ABC transporter permease, giving the protein MKYLHLIWAALFRRKTRTFFTLVSILAAFLLFGMLDATRSAFSSGGDSVIGVDRLLTTSRYSIIQSLPASLSTRMQAVPGVKSVGYANWFGGIYQDPKNFVLSFAVSDNYLDIYHEIVLPPGQRKAFESTRTGAIVGEALAKRYGWKVGDKIPLQSTIFPQRNGDKTWPFDLVGIYKPAKGAANGTDQQFFFHHKYFEDANAFQTVGTTVGWYVVQLTSADKADSVAKAIDALSANSDHETKTQTEQAFNASFVKQLGDIGLIVSAIMGAVFFTLILLTGNTMAQAVRERTNELAVLKTIGFSSRSVLGMVLAEGMLLLLLGGILGLALATVVVPIVAKGSGGMLNLPPLGMQTWILGIVLMLVIGALVGALPAIRAMRLNIVDALAGR; this is encoded by the coding sequence ATGAAATACCTGCACCTCATCTGGGCCGCGCTGTTCCGGCGCAAGACGCGCACCTTCTTCACCCTGGTGTCGATCCTTGCCGCCTTCCTGCTGTTCGGCATGCTCGACGCGACGCGCTCGGCGTTCTCGTCGGGCGGGGACAGCGTGATCGGCGTCGACCGCCTGCTCACCACCTCGCGTTATTCCATCATCCAGTCGCTGCCGGCGAGCCTGTCCACGCGCATGCAGGCCGTGCCTGGCGTGAAGAGCGTGGGTTATGCGAATTGGTTCGGCGGCATCTACCAGGATCCGAAGAACTTCGTCCTGAGCTTCGCGGTGAGCGACAACTACCTGGACATCTACCATGAGATCGTCCTGCCGCCCGGGCAACGCAAGGCTTTCGAGAGCACCCGCACGGGCGCCATCGTGGGCGAGGCGCTGGCGAAGCGCTACGGCTGGAAGGTGGGCGACAAGATTCCCCTCCAGTCGACGATCTTCCCGCAGCGCAACGGCGACAAGACCTGGCCGTTCGACCTCGTCGGCATCTACAAGCCGGCCAAGGGCGCGGCCAACGGCACCGACCAGCAGTTCTTCTTCCACCACAAGTATTTCGAGGACGCCAACGCCTTCCAGACCGTGGGGACAACGGTCGGCTGGTACGTCGTGCAGCTGACCTCGGCCGACAAGGCCGACTCGGTCGCGAAGGCCATCGACGCGCTTTCGGCGAACTCGGACCACGAGACGAAGACGCAGACCGAGCAGGCCTTCAACGCCTCGTTCGTGAAGCAGCTGGGCGACATCGGTCTGATCGTGTCGGCGATCATGGGCGCCGTTTTCTTCACCCTGATCCTGCTCACCGGCAACACCATGGCCCAGGCGGTGCGCGAGCGTACCAACGAGCTGGCGGTGCTGAAGACCATCGGCTTCTCCAGTCGCAGCGTGCTGGGGATGGTGCTTGCCGAGGGCATGCTCCTGCTGCTGCTCGGCGGCATCCTCGGCCTCGCCCTGGCGACGGTGGTCGTGCCGATCGTGGCCAAGGGTAGCGGCGGCATGCTCAACCTGCCGCCGCTGGGCATGCAGACATGGATCCTCGGCATCGTGCTGATGCTGGTCATCGGTGCGCTCGTCGGCGCGCTGCCCGCCATCCGCGCCATGCGCCTGAACATCGTCGACGCGCTCGCCGGCCGCTGA
- a CDS encoding fumarylacetoacetate hydrolase family protein — protein MKTVIPSPAQPSIPVAGRAERFPVRRVFCIGRNYADHAREMGASVDKTNPMFFTKPADALVTDGAEVPYPSATADLHHEVEMVVALGAGGSDLSVEEAARLVWGYGVGLDLTRRDLQAQAKAKGAPWDVAKAFDHSAPVSALVPAGEATLSAATRIVLEVNGEVRQQATLGDMVLDVPEILSALSRLFALKAGDIVYTGTPAGVAALARGDRFLATLEGVATLEGRVV, from the coding sequence ATGAAAACCGTCATCCCTTCGCCGGCCCAGCCGAGCATCCCCGTCGCCGGTCGCGCCGAGCGCTTTCCCGTCCGCCGCGTCTTCTGCATCGGCCGCAATTACGCCGATCACGCCCGCGAAATGGGTGCCTCGGTGGACAAGACTAACCCGATGTTCTTCACGAAGCCCGCGGACGCCCTGGTGACCGACGGCGCCGAGGTGCCCTACCCGTCCGCCACCGCCGACCTGCACCACGAAGTGGAGATGGTGGTGGCCCTCGGCGCCGGCGGCTCGGACCTCTCCGTCGAAGAGGCCGCCAGGCTGGTCTGGGGCTACGGCGTAGGCCTCGACCTGACCCGCCGGGACCTGCAGGCGCAGGCCAAGGCCAAGGGCGCGCCGTGGGACGTCGCGAAGGCCTTCGACCATTCCGCGCCCGTATCCGCGCTGGTGCCCGCCGGGGAGGCCACGCTGTCGGCCGCCACCCGCATCGTGCTGGAGGTCAACGGCGAAGTCCGCCAGCAGGCCACGCTGGGCGACATGGTCCTCGACGTGCCGGAAATACTCAGCGCGCTCTCGCGTCTGTTCGCGCTGAAGGCCGGTGATATCGTCTACACGGGCACGCCGGCCGGCGTGGCCGCGCTGGCGCGGGGCGACCGCTTCCTCGCCACCCTGGAAGGCGTCGCCACGCTCGAGGGGCGCGTGGTCTGA
- the mscL gene encoding large-conductance mechanosensitive channel protein MscL — protein MSFIAEFKKFALRGNVVDLAVGVVIGAAFGKIVTSLVENIIMPPLGWAMGGIDFSDWKWVLKPGDPATKTAEVAIQYGVFINVLIQFVIVAFAIFIVVKAINRLSRREEAAPAAPPADVALLTEIRDLLKQQNRAP, from the coding sequence ATGAGCTTCATCGCGGAATTCAAGAAATTCGCACTGCGCGGCAATGTGGTCGACCTGGCGGTCGGCGTCGTGATCGGTGCCGCGTTCGGCAAGATCGTCACTTCGCTGGTGGAAAACATCATCATGCCGCCACTCGGATGGGCGATGGGCGGCATCGATTTCTCGGACTGGAAGTGGGTGCTGAAACCCGGCGATCCGGCCACCAAGACCGCCGAGGTCGCCATACAGTACGGCGTCTTCATCAACGTGCTGATCCAGTTCGTCATCGTCGCCTTCGCGATCTTCATCGTGGTCAAGGCGATCAACCGCCTCAGCCGCCGCGAAGAGGCTGCACCGGCGGCACCGCCGGCGGACGTGGCGCTGCTGACCGAGATCCGCGATCTCCTCAAACAGCAGAACCGCGCGCCCTGA
- a CDS encoding efflux RND transporter periplasmic adaptor subunit, with amino-acid sequence MTSNTELLRQLKIDKANRESHDGGGSRGGRNALIAVAAVLIVLALAGGTWAFLARRPVEVRTTTAVAPSANSEAGAVLQATGYVTARRQATVSAQITGTLVEVLIEEGDRVKKGQVLARLEDNALRASLESARANAAAAHAGVVQAEAQLAQARRDADRQEALVGRGLVSRQLAEQTRTQANTYRAQWNTARRQADAADAQVNVGQVNLDYTVVRAPFDGVITDKAAQVGEIVSPLSAGGGFTRTGVGTIVDMDSLEIDVDVNEAYIGRVQPDMPAEAVLDAYPDWRIPAHVIAIVPAADRGKATVKVRVAIEQKDARIVPDMGVRVSFLERRAPLQANAPKGVLVPATALVRRDDRDVVYTVTDGKAAMRPVKAARQPVGELRLVTDGIAAGDTVIVSPPSDLADGAAVRAAATP; translated from the coding sequence ATGACTTCGAACACCGAGCTGCTCAGGCAGCTGAAGATCGACAAGGCGAACAGGGAATCGCACGACGGAGGGGGAAGCCGCGGTGGCCGTAACGCGCTTATCGCGGTCGCCGCCGTCTTGATCGTGCTGGCGCTCGCCGGCGGCACGTGGGCCTTCCTGGCCCGGCGTCCCGTCGAGGTGCGGACAACCACCGCCGTCGCGCCGAGCGCCAACAGCGAGGCTGGCGCGGTGCTGCAGGCCACGGGCTACGTCACCGCGCGACGCCAGGCGACCGTGTCGGCGCAGATCACCGGCACCCTGGTGGAGGTCCTCATCGAGGAAGGCGACCGGGTGAAAAAGGGCCAGGTCCTGGCCCGGCTCGAGGACAACGCCTTGCGCGCGAGCCTCGAATCCGCCCGCGCCAACGCCGCGGCGGCGCACGCCGGCGTGGTGCAGGCAGAGGCGCAGCTGGCGCAGGCCAGGCGCGACGCGGATCGCCAGGAGGCGCTGGTCGGCCGTGGACTGGTCTCGCGCCAGCTGGCCGAACAGACCCGCACCCAGGCCAACACGTATCGCGCCCAATGGAACACGGCGCGTCGCCAGGCCGATGCCGCCGACGCGCAGGTTAACGTCGGGCAGGTCAACCTCGATTACACGGTGGTGCGCGCGCCCTTCGACGGCGTGATCACCGATAAGGCCGCGCAGGTCGGCGAAATCGTTTCGCCGCTGTCCGCCGGCGGCGGCTTCACCCGCACGGGCGTCGGCACCATCGTGGACATGGACTCGCTGGAGATCGACGTCGACGTCAACGAGGCCTACATCGGCCGAGTACAGCCCGACATGCCTGCCGAAGCCGTGCTCGACGCCTATCCCGACTGGCGCATTCCGGCGCACGTGATCGCGATCGTGCCGGCCGCGGATCGCGGCAAGGCCACGGTGAAGGTACGCGTGGCCATCGAACAGAAAGACGCCCGCATCGTGCCCGACATGGGCGTGCGCGTGTCCTTCCTCGAACGGCGCGCCCCGCTTCAGGCGAACGCGCCGAAAGGCGTACTCGTGCCGGCCACCGCGCTTGTCCGCCGCGACGACCGCGACGTGGTCTACACCGTCACCGACGGCAAGGCCGCGATGCGCCCGGTGAAGGCGGCACGCCAACCCGTCGGCGAGCTGCGGCTGGTCACCGACGGCATCGCCGCGGGCGACACCGTGATCGTTTCGCCACCTTCCGACCTCGCCGACGGCGCCGCTGTTCGCGCCGCCGCCACGCCCTGA
- a CDS encoding ABC transporter ATP-binding protein, whose product MATLIDIQDLSKVYERGRQKVEVLHNVNLKIEEGDFLALMGPSGSGKTTLLNLIGGLDTPSGGSITVGGDRIDQLGSGALAKWRAAHVGFVFQFYNLMPMLTAQRNVELPLLLTKLSGAHRKQNASVALQLVGLADRATHKPSELSGGQQQRVAIARAIVSDPTLLVCDEPTGDLDRQSAEDILGLLRELNREHGKTIVMVTHDPKAAEYANHILHLDKGTLVEQAMA is encoded by the coding sequence ATGGCAACCCTGATCGACATCCAGGATCTTTCCAAGGTCTACGAGCGCGGCCGGCAGAAGGTCGAGGTCCTGCATAACGTGAACCTCAAGATCGAGGAAGGCGACTTCCTCGCGCTGATGGGTCCGTCGGGCTCGGGCAAGACCACCTTGCTCAACCTCATCGGTGGCCTCGACACACCGAGCGGCGGCAGCATCACCGTCGGCGGCGACCGCATCGACCAGCTCGGCTCCGGGGCGCTGGCGAAGTGGCGCGCGGCCCACGTCGGCTTCGTCTTCCAGTTCTACAACCTCATGCCGATGCTCACCGCGCAGCGCAACGTGGAGCTGCCGTTGCTCCTCACGAAGCTGTCCGGCGCCCACCGCAAGCAGAACGCTTCCGTGGCGTTGCAACTGGTGGGCCTCGCCGACCGCGCGACGCACAAGCCGTCGGAACTCTCGGGCGGGCAGCAGCAGCGCGTGGCGATCGCACGCGCGATCGTTTCCGATCCGACCCTGCTCGTGTGCGACGAGCCGACCGGCGACCTCGACCGCCAGTCCGCCGAAGATATCCTCGGCCTGCTGCGCGAACTCAATCGGGAACACGGCAAGACGATCGTCATGGTGACCCACGATCCGAAGGCCGCCGAGTACGCCAACCACATCCTCCACCTCGACAAGGGCACCCTCGTCGAGCAGGCCATGGCGTGA
- a CDS encoding ABC transporter permease: MKSLKKFAIGLLAVLVVAVFLAIWIALPWPGIVALAIALAIWMAVTRRGKQTWEVTKVGLATVTQRLGSSSVVVVGIAGVVGVLVAMLAMSEGFAETLRSTGNDRTAIVLRGGSQAELNSILDRDSANVVIQAPGVKKDAQGKPIASGELVVVANLPRKGEPDSDSNVPIRGVSEDVWNLRDQVKIVQGRKFKPGLRELIVGKGALAQFEGLDVGKNIRLAGQTWTVVGVFESNDSLESELWGDTQSVASAYRRGSSVQSVTVLLDSPASFDAFKASLVADPRLKVDVTTTREYFGKQSEGLTKVLRAVGITVGIIMAIGAVFGALNTMFAAIQARAREIATLRAIGFRGIPVVVSVMLETMLLALLGGVIGAGIVWIVFNGYTASTLGANFSQVVFRFHVSTGLLWTGIKWALAIGFVGGLFPALRAARLPVTAALREL; this comes from the coding sequence ATGAAATCCCTGAAGAAGTTCGCTATCGGTCTTCTCGCCGTGCTGGTCGTGGCGGTGTTCCTCGCCATCTGGATCGCCTTGCCGTGGCCGGGCATCGTCGCCCTCGCGATAGCTCTCGCCATCTGGATGGCGGTCACCCGGCGTGGCAAGCAGACCTGGGAAGTCACGAAGGTCGGCCTCGCCACGGTCACCCAGCGGCTGGGTTCCTCGTCGGTGGTCGTCGTGGGCATCGCCGGCGTGGTGGGCGTGCTCGTGGCCATGCTTGCCATGAGCGAGGGCTTCGCCGAGACGCTGCGTTCCACCGGCAACGACCGCACGGCCATCGTGCTGCGCGGCGGCTCGCAGGCGGAACTCAATTCCATCCTCGATCGCGATAGCGCCAACGTGGTGATCCAGGCGCCGGGCGTGAAGAAGGACGCGCAAGGCAAGCCGATCGCCTCGGGTGAACTCGTGGTGGTGGCCAACCTGCCGCGCAAGGGCGAACCGGACAGCGATTCCAACGTACCCATCCGGGGCGTGAGCGAGGATGTCTGGAACCTGCGCGACCAGGTGAAGATCGTGCAGGGCCGCAAGTTCAAGCCGGGCCTGCGCGAGCTGATCGTCGGCAAGGGCGCGCTGGCGCAGTTCGAAGGGCTCGACGTGGGCAAGAACATCCGTCTCGCGGGGCAGACCTGGACGGTGGTCGGCGTGTTCGAATCGAACGATTCCCTCGAATCGGAACTCTGGGGCGACACGCAGAGTGTCGCTTCGGCCTATCGCCGCGGCAGCAGCGTGCAGTCGGTGACCGTGCTGCTGGATTCCCCGGCATCCTTCGACGCGTTCAAGGCCAGCCTGGTCGCGGACCCGCGCCTGAAGGTCGACGTGACCACGACCCGCGAATACTTCGGAAAGCAGTCCGAGGGCCTGACCAAGGTGCTGCGCGCGGTGGGCATCACCGTCGGCATCATCATGGCGATCGGTGCGGTGTTCGGCGCACTCAATACGATGTTCGCAGCCATCCAGGCCCGTGCCCGCGAGATCGCCACGCTGCGCGCCATCGGCTTCCGCGGCATACCCGTGGTGGTGTCTGTGATGCTGGAGACGATGCTGCTCGCCTTGCTCGGCGGCGTCATCGGTGCCGGCATCGTGTGGATCGTCTTCAACGGCTACACGGCCTCCACGCTGGGAGCGAACTTCAGTCAGGTGGTGTTTCGCTTCCATGTGAGTACCGGTTTGTTATGGACCGGCATCAAGTGGGCTCTCGCGATCGGTTTCGTCGGTGGCCTCTTCCCCGCACTGCGTGCCGCGCGACTCCCCGTAACGGCGGCCCTGCGCGAACTGTAG